CAAGCAAAGTTGTCTTACCGTGGTCAACGTGACCCATTACTGTAACAATGGGTGGACGTTCAACCATATCATCAGGATTATCTTCTACTTCCTGGATTGTTTCAACAGCGTCAACACCAACAAACTCAACCTTGAATCCAAACTCTTCACTAACAAGTGATATTGTCTCTGCGTCAAGACGCTGGTTGATGGAAACAAAGAGACCCAGACTCATGCAGGACGCGATGATCTGGTTGACAGGTATATCCATCAGGTTGGCAAGTTCGTTAGCTGTAACAAACTCAGTAACCTTAAGAATCTTTCTTTCCTGATCCATTCTTTCGAGCTCGGCCTGCTGCCTCATTGTTGCCATATCACGCTTTTCACGACGGTGGCGCGCAGCTTTGGACTTGCTCTTGGAGGTAAGACGTGCAAGAGTATCTTTGATTTGCTTTGCAACATCTTCTTCACTGACTTCAGGACGAACAGGACGTTTCTTAACCTTATTTACAGGTTTCTTCTTGTTAGCATTGGCAGCAGCCTGATTTGCTCCACCTGGCTTGCCTTGCTGAGGTTGACCTGGTCGTCTCTCACCTTCCTTTACGCCCTTATCGGTTGCATTGGGGTCAGTGGCTTCTATATTAATTTTTTCTTTCTCTTTCTTAATTCTCTTACGCTTCTTCCTGCGAGCCTTACGATCATCACGCGACTCGTTACCATTGCGGTTGTCTACAGGAAGCTCTATCTTACCGACAACAGTTGGACCCGACAGCTTCTTAACCTGGGTGGGCATAAAGTTGTCATCCTCTTTTTTGGTTTCCTGCTGCTTTTCAGCAACCCGAGCCGCTGGAGTAACTGGCTTGGCTGTGGCAACTGGAGCAGGTTTTTCTTCCTTTGGCTGTGCTTTGGGCTCGGGTTTTGGAGCAGTCTTTTCAGTAGCTTTTCCTTCTGCCTTCTTCTTTGCCTCAAGATCTATCTTACCTACCACCTTAGGACCTTCAATAGTCTTCTCAGCCTTTAGGTCAATATGTTCAGGGGCCTTCTTTTCATGCTTTGCCACAGGTTCTGGTTTTGCCGCCACAGGCTCTGGCTTAGGAGCTGGCTTGGGAGCTTCCCTGACCGGAGCAGGAGGCTCCGGAGCAGCCTTACTCTCCACTTCCGGAGCAGGTTCCTGAGGTTTACTTTTTGCAAGATCAATCTTGCCAACTACTTTTACGTCTATCTTCTTCGACCTTCCTACTAATTCATCAATTGACAAAGAATCATCCTCAACCTCATCATTAGAGGTCTTATGAACGTTTTCTATCGATACCGTCTCTTTCTTCTCTTTATGCAATTTATCTATGAGTTCCTCTGATGCCTTCTTGACACTCTGATCAACTCTGAACTCCTTTTTCAGGAGCTCAACAATATCTTCAGAGACCTTCGTATTGGGGTTCATATCAATCTCGATCCCCTTTTTGTGAAGGAACTCCACGATGGTTGAAATACCAACGTTACACTCTCTTGCTACTTTACTTAGTCTTTGTACAACTGCCATAAACGGTACTTTCAATTTAATTCGGAAGTTCGGCTGAAATCCTCGGTTCCCCGCCAAAGATAGCTTATTTATTCAAATTCAGACCTCAAAATGGAAATGACTTCCTGTATAGTCTCTTCCTCCAGGTCTGTACGCTTAACAAGATCTTCAACAGGCAGATCCAACACCGACTTGGCTGTGTCACAGCCAATAGCCTTAAGTGCATCTAATACCCAACCGTCAATTTCATCGGCAAACTCATCCAATGAAACGTCTTCTTCCTCGTCTTCCTCTGTTTCACGATATACATCCAGCTCATATCCTGTAAGCTGACTTGCAAGACGAATATTTAATCCGCCCTTACCGATAGCCAGTGATACTTCTTCAGGCTTCAGATAAACCTGAGCCCTCTTTTCATCCTCAAATATCTTGATGCTGGATATCTTAGCAGGATTTAATGCCCTTTGGATGAATAGCTGAATGTTGTTTGTATAATTAATTACATCAATATTCTCATTGCGCAGCTCGCGAACAATCCCATGGATACGTGAACCCTTCATACCTACGCATGCTCCTACCGGATCAATACGGTCATCGTATGATTCCACAGCAATCTTAGCTCTCTCGCCCGGCTGACGTACTATCTTCTTGATAGTTATAAGCCCGTCATGAATCTCAGGCACTTCTAGTTCAAAGAGTCTTTCAAGGAAGACTTCTGAGGTACGTGATAAAATAATCAGCGGATTATTATTGCGAATCTCAACCCTTGCCACAACAGCCCTGATGGCATCACCCTTACGGTAGAAATCTGAAGGAATCTGCTCTGCCTTAGGAAGGATAAGTTCATTGCCCTCATCGTCAAGAACCAGCATCTCGCGTTTCCAGATCTGATATACTTCACCGGCTACAATCTCGCCAATACGTTCCTTATATTTATTATAGACTGCATCTTTTTGCAACTCCATAATGCGAGCAGAAAGATTCTGGCGCAGGGTAAGAATAGCCCTGCGGCCAAAGTCCATAAACTTGACCTCATCAGTAACTTCTTCGCCTATCTCGTAATCCTCATCTATCAGCTTAGCCTGACTTAAAGCTATCTGCAGATTCTCATTGACCACCTCTCCATCAGCAACAACCTCACGGTTACGCCAGATCTCAAAGTCACCTTTGTCGGTGTTGATAATAACGTCGAAATTCTCATCTGTACCGAACATCTTTACAAGCACACTGCGGAAAGCATCTTCCAGCACTCTGATAAGTGTAACTCTGTCGATGTTCTTCAATTCCTTAAACTCCGAAAAGGTGTCGATCAAATTAATATGTTCCATCGCCAAATGCTGTATGTTATATCCTCAATTAAAACTTCAATATCTCCTTAACTGACTTAAGCTCCTCAAAATTAAACGGATGCTCAATGATCTGCAACTCTTTCTTCTTCTTTCCTTCGGGTTTTACAATCTTTTCCTCCTTGATAACAAAACCACCATCATTTACTGAAAGCAGTTCTCCGCTATATTTCTCACCCGACTTAGTAAGCACTTCAACCTGACGACCAATATTCTTCACATACTGACGGTGCACCTTAAATGGCTGACCAATTCCAGGTGAAGAAACCTCAAGCTCAAAGTCTTCTTCCTCCCTATCCAATGATCCTTCTATCAGGCGTGAAATCTCTACACAGTAATCAATTCCAACACCATGGTCCCCGTCAATTGCAACAACAATGCGGCCCCCTTGTTTTATGTCAACATCAACGATAAAGTAACCGTCATCGTCTATCTTCTGTTGAATAATATCCAGTATTCTTCCCCTGCTCAGCATAGTTACTAGTTCATTAGAGGTAATAAAATAGGGGACCTCAAGTCCCCTACTCATCACAGGCCTAAATCTTTGCAAATTTAATCAAGAATTGTTTATTCTCCAAACTTTTGCTTCATAAATAAGGAACGCTGCTGCTATCAAAATAGCCGTCCCACATGCTATTCACTATGGATAATGCCATAAATTTGTATCTTTGACCGGCTTCAATACCTTAAATAAAAAATGATGAGCGAAACGAGATCCCTTTCAGACCTTGGCAGGTTCGGCCTGACCGAATACATATTTGAAAAATGCCGGAAGGCAGGGGCCTCCGGCAGAAATTCCGATGATGATGCAATTCTGCTTACTGAAGAAGAAACCTTGTCAACATCTGTCCTTTTCCTCGAAGGTATCAACTTCGACCTGATCTATACCCCTCTTCAACACCTCGGTTACAAGGTCATTACTGCTGCTGTCACAAATATCCTTGCAATGAACGGCAGACCTTCCGGCCTGTCGGTAAGTCTTGGAATCAGCAACAAGCTCAACCTCCAGATGATAGAGCAACTGATGGACGGAGTGTTTTCGGCCTGTAGACATTATGGTGTCAGCCTTGAAGCCTTTAAGCCGGCACCTTCACTCACAGGACTTACAATTGCTGCAACTTTGACAGGGAAAGTCCGGGACGGAGCTCAGTATAAACGTTCAGGTGCACAGGAGACAGATGTAATCTGTGTTTCAGGGGATTTGGGGGCTGCTTTGTTAGGCCTGCACCTTCTTGAAAGGGAAAAAAAAGTGTTGAAGTCAAGTGATTCCCAGCAACCTGAATTTGGCGATAACGACTATGTGCTTAGACGCCAGCTTAAACCTGAAGCAAGGGTAGATGTAATTGAAAAGCTGACTGAACGTGGAATCAAGCCTACAGCAATGACTGCTGTCACTGAGGGACTGGCCACTTCCCTGCTATTGCTCTGCAGAGCTTCTGACAAGGGGTGCAGAATTTATGAAAGCAAACTGCCTATACACCAGAAGACACTAAAGGCCTCATCGGAACTTAATTACAACCCGCTTATTGCAGCACTCAATGGTGGTGAGGATTACGAACTACTGCTAACTTTGCCACTAAAGGTTTATGAAGCCGAAAGCAGTTTTGTGAGCGGATTCCTTACTCCTATCGGATATATCAATGAAGCATCCAAAGCATGCAGGATGATTATTACAAGCAACGAGGAAACAGATCTCAAATCACCCGGATGGGGCAAACTATACCAATAATACCCTCTTGTCATGTACGAATATATCTCAGGAAAAATAGTTGAGCATGGTCCTGCTCACGTGGTAATTGAAAACAACGGCCTCGGTTATTTTATTAGCATATCCCTGTATACATTTGAGCAGATCAGAGACAAAAAAGAGGTGACTCTCCTGGTTCACGAACAGATTAGGGAAGATGCATATAATCTTTTCGGTTTTTCTGGCAGGGAAGAAAGGGAACTGTTCAGACACCTGATATCTGTTTCGGGTATTGGGGCCAATACAGCACGCATGATGCTATCCTCAGTATCTCCGGGTGAACTGACAACTGCCATTCTAAGTGGGAATACTTCATTGCTTCAAGGGATAAAGGGCATTGGTGCAAAGACGGCACAGAGGGTGATTATCGAACTGAAGGACAAGATAGGAAAATCAAGTGTCGACGAAATGAAATTATTTGCAGGACCAAACAATACAGTAAGAGAAGAAGCGTTATCAGCTTTGGTGATGCTAGGTTTTGTGCGCGGTGCCTCGCAAAAGGTAGTTGACAAAATATTAGCAGCACAACCGGAACTAAGCGTTGAACAACTGATCAAGGCAAGCCTGAAAATGTTGTAATGGCCTGTACTTGAGTACCCCTGTGCAGTAAACCCCAAAGTCTTTGAGAAAGAGTTTAACATATAAAATATTTGTACCGTTATTGTCTTCCCTGTTTGTACTGGCTGGTGCCGGTGAATACAAACCAGGTTCTCCTGCCTTGCAACTACCTTATTCCCAAAACGCCTCCGACACGATAGCTTCTCCCGTTGATCCTCTCAGAATCAACCCCCCGGTTGATCAGGTTTCCGGACGCCCTTCCGACAAGTCAGACCCTTTTATATTTCCCGAACCTGACAATATTGAGTACAGGACAGAATATGATCCGGCGACAGGCAGAATAGTAATGTACCGGATGATTGGAAATATCCCGGTGAAGCTTCCATACAGTATGACTGTAGAGGAATACAACAACCAACAGATACGTAACTCGCTCAGAGAATATTGGAGCCAAAAAGCAACTGAGGGAGCTACGGCTGAGGAAGACCGCTTCGGCCGTTTCAAAATCGGCGGGGATGTCTTTGAAAGTGTTTTTGGAAGCAATGTAGTAAATATCCGCCCCCAGGGTGTTGCAGAACTCAGAATTGGTGTCAACACTACAAAAATTGATAACCCCACATTGCAGGAAAGGCTGCGCAAGACTACCACCTTCGACTTCCAGCAAAAGATTCAGATGAATATTCAGGGGAGCATCGGGGAGCGCCTGAAACTTGGAATCAACTACAACACTGAGGGCACCTTCGACTTCGAAAACCAAATCAACCTTGAGTATTCAGGAGGCGAAGATGATATAATCAAGAAAATAGAGGCCGGGAACGTGAGTCTGGCATTGCCGGGAACGCTAATTACTGGAAGTCAGAGCCTTTTTGGTGTAAAGACAGAACTGCAATTTGGGAAACTCACAGTTCAAACCCTCTTTTCACAACAAAAGGGTGAGACAACTGTGATGAATATCCAGGGAGGTGCCCAAACCCAGGACTATGAAGTCTCAGCCGACCAGTACGATAAAAACAGGCACTTCTTCCTGTCTCATGTTTTCAAAGATCACTACGAAAGAGCCCTCGCCAATCTCCCTGTTATCAACTCCCCCTTTAATATAACAAAGGTGGAGGTATGGATAACCAATAGAACCAGCGACTTCCAGCAATCCCGCAATATAGTGGCTTTCTCAGACCTTGGTGAAGCCGCAGTCAATATGGAAAAACCCCTTACATGGAATGGCAAGGCCGCTGTTGCCTATCCCAGTAATGAAGCCAATGACCTATTCAACCAGATGACTTCTACCTATGCAGGCATCAGGGATATCAACCAGTCAACAGGCATTCTGCAGTCCATCACTACTATTGACCAAAATCCATTTACTAATTCACGGGACTATGAAAGGGTTGAGAATGCACGTCTAATTCCAGAGTCTGAGTACAAGGTCAATACCAAGCTTGGATACATATCTCTCAACACCCAGCTGAATGCTGACGAAGTCCTGGCTGTCGCCTTCGAATTTACATACAACGGTCAGGTTTACCGTGTTGGTGAATTTAGCAACTCAGGTATAGAAGCCCCCCAGGCCTTGATAGTAAAACTGCTGAAAGGCACTAACCTAAGTCCACGTATGAAGACATGGCAGCTCATGATGAAGAATATCTATTCAATCGGAGCCTATCAGGTCAGTCCGGATGATTTCAGGATGAACGTGGCCTTTATGAACGATTCTGTTGGTAGCTATATCACAACCTTCAATGAGGATGGAGAACATAACGGGAAGCTGTTTATTTCAATCCTCAACCTAGACAGGTTGAATAAGCAACTTGAACCATATCCTGATGGAACCTTCGACTTTGTTGCAGGCTATACTATTGCACCCGATCAGGGTAGAATAATCTTCCCCGTTTTGCAACCATTCGGTTCATTTATGGAGGAGAAACTCCAAAGTCTGCCCGCTTCGATAAGAGATAAGTATGTGTTCAAGGAATTATACGACTCAACACTGACGGTTGCTGGTCAGACTGCTGAAAAAAACAAGTACAGGCTTGTTGGTTCATACAAGTCCTCAGCCGGAGCTGAGATATCACTCAATGCCTTTAACATCCCACGCGGATCGGTTATTGTCACTGCCGGGGGACTAAAGCTAACCGAGAATATAGATTATTCCGTCGACTATACTGCCGGACGTATTACAATACTCAATAGTGGTCTTATGGAGTCGGGAACCCCTATTCAGGTTTCGCTGGAGAACCAGTCGCTGTTTAACCTGCAGACCAAGACCTTGCTTGGTACACATCTTGACTACCGCTTTAGTGAGGACTTCAATATCGGTGCAACAGTATTGCACCTTAGGGAAAGACCGCTTACCCAAAAGGTTGCCTTTGGAGATGAACCAATAGCCAACACGATATGG
The genomic region above belongs to Xiashengella succiniciproducens and contains:
- the nusA gene encoding transcription termination factor NusA; amino-acid sequence: MEHINLIDTFSEFKELKNIDRVTLIRVLEDAFRSVLVKMFGTDENFDVIINTDKGDFEIWRNREVVADGEVVNENLQIALSQAKLIDEDYEIGEEVTDEVKFMDFGRRAILTLRQNLSARIMELQKDAVYNKYKERIGEIVAGEVYQIWKREMLVLDDEGNELILPKAEQIPSDFYRKGDAIRAVVARVEIRNNNPLIILSRTSEVFLERLFELEVPEIHDGLITIKKIVRQPGERAKIAVESYDDRIDPVGACVGMKGSRIHGIVRELRNENIDVINYTNNIQLFIQRALNPAKISSIKIFEDEKRAQVYLKPEEVSLAIGKGGLNIRLASQLTGYELDVYRETEEDEEEDVSLDEFADEIDGWVLDALKAIGCDTAKSVLDLPVEDLVKRTDLEEETIQEVISILRSEFE
- the thiL gene encoding thiamine-phosphate kinase, which translates into the protein MSETRSLSDLGRFGLTEYIFEKCRKAGASGRNSDDDAILLTEEETLSTSVLFLEGINFDLIYTPLQHLGYKVITAAVTNILAMNGRPSGLSVSLGISNKLNLQMIEQLMDGVFSACRHYGVSLEAFKPAPSLTGLTIAATLTGKVRDGAQYKRSGAQETDVICVSGDLGAALLGLHLLEREKKVLKSSDSQQPEFGDNDYVLRRQLKPEARVDVIEKLTERGIKPTAMTAVTEGLATSLLLLCRASDKGCRIYESKLPIHQKTLKASSELNYNPLIAALNGGEDYELLLTLPLKVYEAESSFVSGFLTPIGYINEASKACRMIITSNEETDLKSPGWGKLYQ
- the rimP gene encoding ribosome assembly cofactor RimP → MSRGLEVPYFITSNELVTMLSRGRILDIIQQKIDDDGYFIVDVDIKQGGRIVVAIDGDHGVGIDYCVEISRLIEGSLDREEEDFELEVSSPGIGQPFKVHRQYVKNIGRQVEVLTKSGEKYSGELLSVNDGGFVIKEEKIVKPEGKKKKELQIIEHPFNFEELKSVKEILKF
- the ruvA gene encoding Holliday junction branch migration protein RuvA, yielding MYEYISGKIVEHGPAHVVIENNGLGYFISISLYTFEQIRDKKEVTLLVHEQIREDAYNLFGFSGREERELFRHLISVSGIGANTARMMLSSVSPGELTTAILSGNTSLLQGIKGIGAKTAQRVIIELKDKIGKSSVDEMKLFAGPNNTVREEALSALVMLGFVRGASQKVVDKILAAQPELSVEQLIKASLKML
- the infB gene encoding translation initiation factor IF-2; translation: MAVVQRLSKVARECNVGISTIVEFLHKKGIEIDMNPNTKVSEDIVELLKKEFRVDQSVKKASEELIDKLHKEKKETVSIENVHKTSNDEVEDDSLSIDELVGRSKKIDVKVVGKIDLAKSKPQEPAPEVESKAAPEPPAPVREAPKPAPKPEPVAAKPEPVAKHEKKAPEHIDLKAEKTIEGPKVVGKIDLEAKKKAEGKATEKTAPKPEPKAQPKEEKPAPVATAKPVTPAARVAEKQQETKKEDDNFMPTQVKKLSGPTVVGKIELPVDNRNGNESRDDRKARRKKRKRIKKEKEKINIEATDPNATDKGVKEGERRPGQPQQGKPGGANQAAANANKKKPVNKVKKRPVRPEVSEEDVAKQIKDTLARLTSKSKSKAARHRREKRDMATMRQQAELERMDQERKILKVTEFVTANELANLMDIPVNQIIASCMSLGLFVSINQRLDAETISLVSEEFGFKVEFVGVDAVETIQEVEDNPDDMVERPPIVTVMGHVDHGKTTLLDYIRKASVAADEAGGITQHIGAYSVKLDNGRKITFLDTPGHEAFTAMRARGAQITDIVIIIVAANDNVMPQTVEAINHASAAGVPIVFAINKMDLAGANVDKVREELANMNYLVEEWGGKYQSQEISAKKGINVMALLDKVLLEADMLELKANPNKPAVGSIIESSLDKGRGYVATILVQSGTLRVGDLILSGSYFGNVKAMFNERNQRVEEAGPSEPVLVLGLNGAPQAGEKVNVMLDEKEAKDIATKRMQLQREQGLRAQKHITLDEIGRRIAIGNFQELNLIVKGDADGSIEALSDSLIGLSTEEIQVNVIHKAVGEISESDIMLAAASNAVVVGFQVRPSLSAKKLAEKEQIDIRIYSIIYDAIEEIKAAMEGMLSPEIKENIIGTVEVREIFRISKVGTIAGCMVKDGKIKRGSKIRLIRDGIVIYTGELGSLKRFKEDVKEVATGFECGLNIHNYNDIKLGDMIEAYEEVEVARKL